The following nucleotide sequence is from Juglans microcarpa x Juglans regia isolate MS1-56 chromosome 6D, Jm3101_v1.0, whole genome shotgun sequence.
ACTTCCAGACTCTTTCTATGATcttaattataatgatgaggttGTCAACCTGCCTAAGTGCATTCCTCCCAGTTATAGTAGGTAGTGGGTGACCCATACTTTGTGACCCTGTCTTTTCTCGATGTATTGGTTTCTCTaccatttattttcctttttttcttgtttcaattatttgatGTTGAACTCAATAAATCAATCTTACTTTTCGAGCTCTAAACTGTTGACCTCGAACGATACAAAAACAAACCTGCTACCTttattggaaagaaaagaatttacTCACCCGGCCACGAGAATGTTCAGCATAACAGTAGCTCCAACAGCAATGCCCGCCAACTCTCCCACCTGTAAGCAACatcaaaatgagaaaaacaaCAGATGATGATCTGAATACATGTGAATTGGATTGGTTTTCCTTCTTCATACGTACCGCTCGGGTGTCAGTGGCAACGGCGGTGACAACGAACAGGAGAATGAAAGTGATAATGAGCTCGATGGCGAAAGCCTGGCCTGTGCTTACGGAAGGAACCGTGACTCCGCCGGACAGGAAGGGATGGAAAGCACCCTTGAGAGCGAAGGAAGCACAAATGGAGGCTGAAACCTGTGCCGCAATATAGGCTGGGACTTGAGCCCAAGGGAAGTGGCGCAGTGCTGCGAAAGCAATGGTGAGAGATGGATTGAGGTGTGCACCGGAGATGTGTCCCGTGGACAGAATCACGACCATCACTGCCAGCCCTGCACAAGCTGCATTCCCGATCAGTGTCTCTGCTCCATTGTACTTCTGGTTTACAATGGGTCCGGCCGTCGCTACAAATATCAGGATGAAGGTCCCCACGAACTCTGCTCCAAGCtgcaaatcccaaaaaaaaaaaaaaaaagctctatTAATacacaaatatttaatttatttaactcGTCTACCACTTCTAGAATAATCAAACAGAACAGTCTTTtggatattattaatttataatttttaaaaaaaaatatatatgggatGAAGGAGATTAatttttccatcaaatttactaacaatttctcaaaaaataattataattccgttattattttttattaaaaatgataagagGAAAGAGGTCACCAATCTCAAGAACTCTGTGCGTAGACATCATGACCTAATGACATCGATCTATCAATCAAGAGGAATTTATAAAACATCTATTAATCAAGAAAACGACCTAAACATAAATTAACCTAAGGGAGGATCTgctaaaataaacaaatctcaTTAATTATTTGGGCATAATTCCCTTAAATTTtgctcatattattattatatatgatgcTATAAAGCTATGCTTCAATTCCCAATGACAATTAACTAGAAAGAACAGCCCTATCGAATTCGTACAAAAAAGGGAGTCTTGACTTCCCAAACCAATAAGGAGAATTTGTCTAGGGAATTCTACttataagttattatttattttaataatttatatttataattttttttattaataataagagtattttttataaaagataaaataataaataataactaataaaaatatttttttttaaattaatatacatgTATACAAGGCTCAATTATTCACTATTAAAATGCATGATAAATCATAAAACTACCCACAGTTATTTAagataaaaacaattattttttatttaaataagttCATTCcaattgtaaataattatttttatcataaataattgtttttatttttaatttttttgtaatgagATAGGGTTCACTTGAAACATTATTGGATAAGtattataagaaagaaaaagatatctctaatataatataatatacatgaaATAGCTCATGTGTAGTATGTGATCAACACTCTTCCTCAAAGTTgactaatttatatttgatattctattttggaagataggaaaaaagaaaagtcatCTTAAAATCATTTAGGGAGGTTTCCCCGAGGAGTGATGAAGAAAAATTAGACAATAACGATAAGGACATGAAGAACAGGTGAAACCTTCCAACGGAATGATATCAGCAATAgtagtaccatatatatatataatatatatatatatatatatatttatttagtaaCGTACCTACAGAAAAAACTATAAATGCATTCTATATATTGCTGCAAAATTgtctaaaagaaatattattattgatattatatttgctattatatatattattcttactAATATCAATAATTTATGTCTGACGTTGAATTAAGAAAT
It contains:
- the LOC121235144 gene encoding probable aquaporin NIP5-1 — its product is MPEPETGTPPESAPATPGTPGGPLFTSLRVDSLSYDRKSMPRCKCLPVNAPTWGQPHTCFTDFPAPDISLTRKLGAEFVGTFILIFVATAGPIVNQKYNGAETLIGNAACAGLAVMVVILSTGHISGAHLNPSLTIAFAALRHFPWAQVPAYIAAQVSASICASFALKGAFHPFLSGGVTVPSVSTGQAFAIELIITFILLFVVTAVATDTRAVGELAGIAVGATVMLNILVAGPSTGGSMNPVRTLGPAVAAGNYKALWLYLVAPTLGALLGAATYTLVKLRDDETDPPRQVRSFRR